The following proteins are encoded in a genomic region of Candidatus Leptovillus gracilis:
- the aroF gene encoding 3-deoxy-7-phosphoheptulonate synthase, with the protein MIVVMQPAATQEQVGAIIDRVEAVGCKTHAIIGVERTVIGVIGDGRAIDARQIGRMSGVESVMPISKPYKGASREFKPQDTIIQVGNVTIGGRSLVMMAGPCSVEGRSQIIEVAHACQEAGAHILRGGAYKPRSSPYSFQGLGEEGLRYLAEAREATGMPIITEVMEPALVPLVCDYADILQVGARNMQNYALLNAIGKSGHPVLLKRSFSGTIEEWLMSAEYILSHGNNNVMLCERGIRANETETRNTLDISAVPVIKHLSHLPIIVDPSHATGKWEYVGATSKAAVAAGADGVILEVHPQPDQAWSDGRQSLKPEKYAALVREMRAVALAVGRDISTPEAHAKLNGHGKRLLPAASDSHIAIQP; encoded by the coding sequence ATGATCGTCGTGATGCAACCAGCAGCCACCCAGGAACAGGTGGGCGCAATTATTGATCGCGTAGAGGCGGTGGGCTGCAAAACCCACGCCATTATTGGCGTCGAACGCACCGTCATCGGCGTCATCGGCGACGGCCGTGCCATAGATGCACGGCAAATCGGCCGGATGAGCGGCGTGGAGAGCGTGATGCCCATCTCCAAGCCCTACAAAGGGGCCAGCCGTGAGTTTAAACCCCAAGATACCATCATCCAGGTGGGCAATGTGACCATTGGCGGCCGCAGTCTGGTGATGATGGCCGGGCCTTGCTCGGTCGAAGGGCGCAGCCAGATCATCGAAGTCGCCCACGCCTGCCAGGAAGCCGGGGCGCACATCTTGCGCGGCGGCGCGTACAAACCGCGCAGTTCACCCTACTCTTTCCAGGGACTTGGCGAAGAAGGGCTGCGCTACCTGGCCGAAGCTCGCGAAGCCACCGGGATGCCGATCATCACCGAAGTGATGGAACCGGCGCTGGTCCCGCTGGTATGCGACTACGCCGACATCCTCCAGGTTGGCGCGCGCAACATGCAAAATTACGCCCTGCTCAACGCCATCGGCAAATCGGGCCACCCGGTGCTGCTAAAGCGCAGCTTCAGCGGAACGATTGAAGAATGGCTGATGAGCGCCGAATACATCCTGAGCCACGGCAACAACAACGTCATGCTGTGCGAGCGGGGCATTCGCGCCAATGAGACGGAAACGCGCAACACCCTGGACATCAGCGCCGTGCCGGTAATCAAACACCTGTCGCACCTGCCGATCATTGTGGACCCCAGCCACGCCACGGGCAAGTGGGAATACGTGGGCGCAACTTCCAAAGCAGCCGTCGCCGCCGGGGCGGATGGGGTCATTTTGGAGGTCCATCCGCAGCCAGATCAGGCCTGGTCAGACGGCCGTCAATCGCTCAAACCGGAAAAATATGCCGCCCTGGTGCGCGAGATGCGCGCCGTAGCGCTGGCCGTTGGCCGGGACATTTCAACCCCTGAGGCTCACGCCAAGTTGAATGGGCATGGGAAACGGCTTTTGCCGGCGGCCAGCGATTCTCATATTGCAATCCAGCCGTAG
- the aroH gene encoding chorismate mutase, translating to MKNGRTPTTPHLLCRGVRGATTVTVNSAEAILCATRELLVTMVRANGITPDMVASAYFTTTTDINATYPATAARQLGWFDVPLLCGHEMNVPNSLPRCIRIMLHWNTDKTAQEIIHVYLHEAHSLRPDKEDIPPVPTEEIEMMMQLAVS from the coding sequence ATGAAAAACGGCCGTACCCCTACCACCCCCCATCTGCTGTGCCGTGGCGTGCGCGGCGCAACCACCGTCACCGTAAACAGCGCCGAGGCCATCCTCTGCGCCACCCGCGAGCTGCTGGTGACAATGGTGCGGGCCAATGGCATCACGCCAGACATGGTTGCCAGCGCCTATTTCACCACCACCACAGACATCAACGCCACTTATCCCGCCACAGCCGCCCGACAGCTTGGCTGGTTCGATGTGCCCCTGCTGTGCGGCCACGAAATGAACGTGCCCAACAGCCTGCCCCGCTGCATCCGCATCATGCTGCACTGGAACACAGACAAAACGGCGCAGGAAATCATCCACGTCTACCTGCACGAAGCCCACTCACTGCGCCCAGACAAAGAAGATATACCACCTGTACCGACGGAAGAAATCGAAATGATGATGCAGTTGGCTGTAAGCTAA
- the yjfF gene encoding sugar ABC transporter permease YjfF, translated as MTTKLKINRKFVPVLTTIGVFLVLYFYGFLQYKGMRTPQAFLNLFVNNAFLLITSIGMTFVILSKGIDLSVGAMIALTSVTSAALLERTGLSPLIVIPLMLLMGTLFGATMGMIIHVFKVQPFIVTLAGMFFARGMCFFISLNAIPIRDPLYRTMALYRLQLPFFERAFISLGAVTALIVLIVGMYVAHFTRYGRSVYAVGGSEQSALLMGLPVGRIKISVYALNGFCSALAGIVFSVSLLSGHGLYATSVELDAIASVVIGGTLLTGGQGYVFGTLFGVLVTGLIQMLIQFNGELSSWWTRIAVGALTLIFIGVQSLFVSSRKRRAITKQTVKETIPIRSAEGLA; from the coding sequence ATGACAACAAAGTTGAAGATAAACCGGAAATTTGTTCCCGTGCTGACGACAATTGGCGTCTTTTTGGTGTTGTACTTTTACGGGTTCCTGCAATACAAAGGGATGCGCACACCTCAGGCATTTTTGAACCTGTTTGTGAACAATGCCTTCTTGCTCATCACCTCTATTGGCATGACATTTGTGATCCTGTCCAAAGGCATTGACCTTTCCGTGGGCGCGATGATCGCCCTGACTTCGGTGACGTCCGCCGCCCTGTTGGAACGCACCGGGCTGAGTCCACTCATTGTCATTCCCCTGATGCTGTTAATGGGCACGCTGTTCGGGGCGACCATGGGCATGATCATCCACGTTTTTAAGGTGCAGCCCTTTATTGTGACGCTGGCTGGTATGTTTTTTGCCAGAGGGATGTGCTTCTTCATCAGCCTGAACGCTATTCCCATCCGCGATCCCCTGTACCGGACGATGGCGCTGTACCGGCTGCAGCTCCCATTTTTTGAAAGAGCGTTCATCAGCCTGGGGGCAGTTACCGCCTTGATTGTTTTGATTGTGGGCATGTATGTGGCCCACTTTACGCGCTACGGCCGTTCTGTCTATGCGGTGGGCGGCAGTGAACAATCCGCCTTGTTGATGGGTCTGCCGGTCGGCCGCATTAAGATTTCTGTGTACGCCCTGAATGGTTTCTGTTCGGCGCTGGCAGGCATTGTCTTTAGCGTTTCGCTGCTCTCCGGGCATGGGCTGTACGCCACCAGTGTAGAACTGGACGCCATTGCTTCCGTAGTCATCGGCGGTACGCTGCTGACCGGCGGACAAGGCTACGTGTTTGGCACGCTGTTTGGTGTCCTTGTCACCGGGCTAATCCAGATGCTGATTCAGTTTAACGGCGAACTCAGCTCCTGGTGGACACGCATCGCCGTAGGCGCGCTGACCTTAATCTTCATCGGCGTGCAAAGCCTGTTTGTCAGCAGCCGGAAACGCCGGGCCATCACCAAACAAACTGTCAAAGAAACCATCCCTATCCGAAGCGCTGAAGGTTTGGCATAA
- a CDS encoding ABC transporter permease, whose product MRPTNISWQRLRDSQLFWPLLALALIMLFNVFFTPGFYNVEIKDGHLSGFLIDILNRGSILMLLALGMTMVIATGGVDLSVGAVVAISAATATVLINPALAKQLISSEELIKDVTYTPLWLCILTALLAATLCGLWNGFLVSRGKIEPMVATLVLMVAGRGIAQLISNGQIITVYYSPYFFIGNGYLLGLPFPLFIVAFIYFLTWLLARRTAFGMFVESVGINARSSFLSGISAKNIKLIVYTISGFCAGIAGIIYSSNVKSADANNAGLNLELDAILAVVIGGTLMTGGRFSLLASLIGALVIQSTTTTMYALGVPAMAASTIKALVVLIVILLYSDQTKVVLGRLFERERAGT is encoded by the coding sequence ATGAGACCAACTAATATCTCCTGGCAGCGCCTACGAGACAGCCAACTATTTTGGCCGTTGTTAGCGCTGGCTCTGATCATGCTCTTCAATGTATTTTTCACACCGGGTTTTTACAATGTGGAAATAAAAGACGGGCATCTCTCCGGATTTCTGATCGACATCCTCAATCGTGGTTCCATCCTGATGCTGCTCGCCCTGGGCATGACCATGGTGATTGCCACCGGCGGCGTTGACCTTTCTGTCGGAGCTGTCGTCGCCATCTCGGCGGCCACCGCCACCGTCCTGATTAATCCGGCGCTGGCAAAGCAGTTGATCAGTTCAGAAGAATTAATTAAAGATGTCACCTACACCCCCTTGTGGCTGTGCATCCTGACGGCGCTGCTGGCGGCAACCCTTTGCGGTCTGTGGAACGGCTTCCTGGTCTCCAGAGGGAAAATCGAACCGATGGTGGCGACCCTCGTCCTGATGGTCGCCGGCCGGGGCATCGCCCAACTGATCTCCAATGGGCAGATCATTACTGTTTATTACAGCCCTTATTTTTTCATCGGCAACGGATATCTTCTCGGGCTGCCATTTCCCCTCTTTATCGTCGCCTTCATCTACTTCCTGACCTGGCTTTTGGCAAGACGCACCGCTTTCGGCATGTTTGTCGAGTCTGTCGGCATCAACGCCCGTTCCAGCTTCCTCAGCGGCATTAGCGCCAAAAACATCAAACTGATTGTGTACACCATTTCCGGGTTTTGCGCCGGTATCGCCGGGATCATCTACAGTTCAAACGTCAAAAGCGCCGACGCCAACAATGCTGGTCTCAACCTTGAATTGGATGCCATCCTGGCGGTGGTTATCGGCGGCACATTGATGACGGGCGGCCGTTTTTCATTGTTAGCCAGTCTCATTGGCGCCCTGGTTATTCAAAGCACGACCACCACTATGTATGCCCTGGGTGTGCCGGCGATGGCCGCCTCCACCATCAAAGCCCTGGTGGTCTTGATTGTCATTTTGCTGTATTCAGATCAGACAAAGGTGGTTTTAGGCCGGTTGTTTGAAAGAGAAAGGGCCGGAACATGA
- a CDS encoding sugar ABC transporter ATP-binding protein, whose product MPEDTSNLLIMQGISKAFPGVQALENVDFDLKPGEIHAVVGENGAGKSTLIKIITGVERPDRGQITLGDEIIHVKSPQHAQTLGISTVYQEINLCDNLSVAENILLGREPRKFGRIDWRSMREQARQILLRLNVDIDVSLDLGEYSIALKQMTAIARALEISSARILILDEPTSSLDAHETENLFAVLRKLKEEGLGIVFITHFIDQIYEVTDRVTVLRNGKLVGTFETAVLPRLELIAHMIGRTLGDFNDMAQIKLKSGKQAQEKVILQARQFGRKGSIAPLNLNLHAGEVLGFAGLLGSGRTETANLLFGVDKPDEGTLSFAGSDVKKFSPADSIARGVAFCPEDRKADGIVDELTVRENIVLALQSNRGWLRQLSRQQQYDIADKFIKMLNISTPSPEQTIKNLSGGNQQKVILARWLATNPQVLILDEPTRGIDIGAKAEIQKLVLELAEEGKACIFISSELDEVLRTSHRIIVLRDQEKVSEFSDQVDEHTIMEAMAGSSDL is encoded by the coding sequence ATGCCAGAAGATACAAGCAACCTTTTAATCATGCAGGGTATCTCCAAGGCTTTTCCAGGGGTGCAGGCGCTCGAAAATGTAGATTTTGACTTGAAGCCGGGCGAAATTCATGCGGTGGTGGGCGAAAACGGGGCCGGAAAATCCACGTTGATCAAAATTATTACCGGCGTGGAAAGACCGGACCGGGGTCAAATCACGCTGGGGGATGAGATCATTCATGTCAAATCACCACAACATGCCCAAACGTTAGGCATCAGCACGGTTTATCAGGAAATAAACCTGTGTGACAATCTATCTGTCGCTGAAAATATATTGTTGGGTCGTGAACCGCGAAAGTTTGGCAGAATTGATTGGCGCTCCATGCGCGAGCAGGCGCGGCAAATTTTGCTGCGCCTGAACGTAGATATTGATGTCAGCCTGGATTTGGGTGAATATTCGATAGCGCTTAAACAAATGACGGCCATTGCCCGCGCCCTGGAAATTTCTTCCGCCAGAATTCTTATTCTGGACGAGCCGACCTCCAGCCTGGATGCCCACGAAACGGAAAACTTGTTTGCGGTCTTGCGCAAGCTCAAAGAAGAAGGGCTGGGCATTGTTTTCATCACCCATTTTATTGATCAGATCTATGAAGTGACCGACCGGGTGACGGTTTTACGCAATGGCAAGTTGGTGGGAACTTTTGAAACGGCCGTTTTGCCCCGCTTAGAACTGATTGCCCACATGATCGGCAGAACACTTGGTGATTTCAACGACATGGCCCAAATCAAATTGAAAAGCGGCAAACAGGCCCAAGAAAAAGTAATACTCCAGGCGCGGCAGTTCGGCCGCAAAGGATCCATCGCTCCCCTCAATTTAAACCTGCACGCCGGAGAAGTCCTGGGTTTTGCCGGTCTGTTAGGCTCCGGGCGCACCGAAACCGCCAACCTGCTCTTTGGCGTAGACAAACCAGACGAAGGCACACTCTCCTTCGCGGGCAGCGATGTCAAGAAATTTTCACCAGCAGACTCCATCGCCAGAGGGGTGGCCTTCTGCCCGGAAGACCGCAAAGCCGATGGCATCGTAGACGAACTCACCGTCCGGGAAAACATCGTCCTGGCCCTGCAATCCAACCGCGGCTGGCTCAGGCAGTTAAGCAGACAGCAGCAGTATGACATAGCCGACAAGTTCATTAAGATGCTTAACATCAGCACACCTTCCCCAGAACAGACCATCAAAAACCTAAGCGGCGGCAACCAGCAAAAAGTCATCCTGGCGCGCTGGCTGGCGACCAACCCCCAGGTACTCATCCTGGATGAGCCGACGCGCGGCATAGACATTGGCGCCAAAGCCGAAATTCAAAAATTAGTGCTGGAACTGGCCGAAGAAGGCAAAGCCTGTATTTTCATTTCCTCAGAACTGGATGAAGTGCTGCGCACCAGTCACCGCATCATCGTCTTACGCGATCAAGAAAAAGTCAGCGAGTTTTCTGACCAGGTGGATGAACACACCATCATGGAAGCTATGGCAGGGAGCAGTGACCTATGA
- a CDS encoding ABC transporter substrate-binding protein, whose amino-acid sequence MKKFSLIMIALLMFVVIVGCSGGEAEPSAPDAAAKKMEDLVVGYAQIGAESEWRTANTASIQETAKNLNVDLRFSDAQQKQENQIAAIRSYIAEGVDVIGFSPVVETGWETVLQEAKDAGIPVIMVDRRADVPRELYATYLGSDFVEEGRKAGNEMNKLLSDGGKIVELVGTVGSAPANDRYSGFRETVNSNIQIVDSQSGDFTRAKGKEVMEAFLKKYGNEITGLYAHNDDMAIGAIQAIEEFGLKPGVDIKIVSIDAVRGAFEAMIAGKLNVTVECNPLLGPQFYELALRAVNGESLPEWVPSEESVYYPDNAAELLPERQY is encoded by the coding sequence ATGAAAAAATTTAGTTTAATCATGATTGCCCTGCTTATGTTTGTAGTGATAGTAGGCTGTTCGGGTGGAGAAGCAGAACCATCTGCCCCGGACGCAGCCGCCAAGAAGATGGAAGATTTGGTTGTCGGTTACGCCCAAATTGGCGCTGAAAGTGAGTGGCGGACTGCTAACACAGCCTCTATTCAAGAAACAGCCAAAAACCTCAATGTTGACCTCCGTTTCTCTGATGCCCAGCAAAAACAAGAAAACCAGATCGCGGCCATTCGTTCTTATATCGCTGAAGGCGTGGACGTGATCGGCTTTTCACCTGTTGTCGAAACCGGCTGGGAAACCGTGCTCCAGGAAGCCAAAGACGCCGGCATTCCTGTGATCATGGTTGACCGCCGCGCCGATGTGCCCCGGGAACTTTATGCAACTTACCTGGGGTCTGACTTTGTCGAAGAAGGCAGAAAAGCTGGCAACGAGATGAATAAACTGCTGTCTGATGGCGGCAAAATCGTTGAACTTGTGGGCACGGTTGGTTCTGCCCCGGCCAATGACCGTTATTCCGGTTTCCGGGAAACAGTCAACAGCAATATCCAAATCGTTGATTCGCAGTCTGGTGACTTTACCCGCGCCAAAGGTAAAGAGGTCATGGAAGCCTTCTTGAAGAAATACGGCAATGAAATTACCGGCCTCTATGCCCACAACGATGACATGGCGATTGGCGCCATTCAGGCCATCGAAGAATTTGGCCTGAAACCGGGCGTAGACATCAAGATCGTCTCCATTGACGCTGTGCGCGGCGCTTTTGAAGCCATGATTGCTGGCAAACTGAACGTAACCGTTGAGTGCAACCCGCTGCTCGGTCCGCAGTTCTACGAATTGGCGTTACGGGCGGTAAACGGCGAATCTCTGCCGGAATGGGTTCCATCTGAAGAAAGTGTGTATTATCCTGACAACGCAGCCGAACTGCTGCCGGAGCGCCAATATTAG